The Antennarius striatus isolate MH-2024 chromosome 23, ASM4005453v1, whole genome shotgun sequence genome has a segment encoding these proteins:
- the dnajc3b gene encoding dnaJ homolog subfamily C member 3b, giving the protein MISVMDSCRPTGLSGLLCSLSLLCVILDIQLDGVLGATHVEIEHHLEMGRKLLAAGQLAEALSHYHSAVEGDSKNYLTFYKRAAVFLAMGKSKSALPDLTKAIQLKPDFLAARMQRGNILLKQGNTQDAREDFEAVLHRSPENEEAQEQLMKTNELEELQEEARDAYHHGDYSATINFLERVIEISPWDPESRELRAECYIRMGDPQKAIQDLTPTTRLRNDNRAAFLKLSMLHYSLGEHHDSLNHIRECLRLDQDDKECFSHYKQVKKLSKQLDSAEELIKMERYEEAIDKYESVMKTEPNVLHYTNLAKERICYCLVKIKLAHEAIDVCSEAHQRDPRNVNILRDRAEAYILNQEYEKAVEDYQEAREFEDNQEIREGLERAQKLLKVSRKRDYYKILGVSRNANKQEIIKAYRKLAQQWHPDNFQSEAEKKDAEKKFIDIASAKEVLTDPEMRQKFDAGEDPLDPENQQGGGGREQAWPFHFDPFQSGGSFHFKFHHN; this is encoded by the exons ATGATTTCAGTGATGGATTCGTGTCGGCCGACGGGACTCAGCGGGCTCCTGTGTTCCCTTTCCCTGCTGTGTGTCATCCTGGACATCCAGCTGGACG GCGTCTTGGGGGCAACGCATGTGGAGATCGAGCACCACTTGGAGATGGGTCGCAAACTCTTGGCTGCCGGTCAGCTTGCTGAGGCCTTGTCCCACTACCACTCGGCTGTGG AGGGAGACTCTAAGAATTACCTGACTTTCTATAAGCGAGCTGCAGTGTTCTTGGCAATGGGAAAATCCAAATCTGCCCTGCCAGACCTAACCAAAGCTATCCAGCTTAAACCTGATTTCCTTGCT GCCAGGATGCAGAGAGGGAATATCCTGTTAAAGCAAGGTAACACACAGGATGCCAGGGAGGATTTTGAAGCAGTG CTGCATCGCTCTCCGGAGAACGAGGAAgctcaggagcagctgatgaagACCAACGAGCTGgaagagctgcaggaggaggccCGTGACGCCTACCACCACGGGGACTATAGTGCTACCATCAACTTCTTAGAGAGAGTCATTGAG ATCTCTCCCTGGGATCCAGAGTCCCGGGAGCTTCGTGCAGAATGTTACATCCGAATGGGGGATCCACAGAAGGCCATCCAGGACTTGACGCCAACCACGAGGTTACGTAATGACAACCGGGCCGCCTTCCTGAAGCTCAGCATGCTGCACTACAGCCTCGGGGAACACCACGATTCTCTCAA tcaCATCCGAGAGTGTCTGAGGCTGGATCAGGATGACAAAGAATGTTTCAGTCATTACAAGCAGGTGAAAAAACTCAGCAAGCAGCTGGACTCAGCAGAGGAGCTCATTAAAATGGAGAG GTATGAGGAAGCTATTGATAAGTACGAGTCTGTGATGAAGACGGAGCCAAATGTCCTACACTACACCAACCTAGCCAAAGAGAGGATCTGCTACTGCCTCGTAAAG ATTAAGTTGGCTCATGAGGCGATAGACGTGTGTTCGGAGGCCCACCAGAGAGACCCCCGGAATGTCAACATCCTTCGAGACCGAGCGGAGGCTTACATCTTAAACCAGGAATATGAGAAAg ccGTGGAGGACTACCAGGAGGCGAGAGAGTTTGAGGACAACCAGGAAATAAGAGAAGGGTTGGAACGAGCGCAGAAACTGCTCAAAGTCTCCCGTAAGAGGGATTATTACAAGATCCTTGGTGTCAGCAG GAATGCAAATAAGCAGGAAATCATCAAAGCATACAGGAAGTTAGCACAGCAGTGGCACCCCGACAACTTCCAGTCTGAGGCCGAGAAGAAAGACGCAGAGAAGAAGTTTATTGACATCGCTTCAGCGAAGGAGGTCCTCACCGACCCGG AAATGAGGCAGAAGTTTGACGCAGGGGAGGATCCCTTGGACCCAGAGAACCAGCAGGGTGGAGGGGGCAGAGAACAGGCCTGGCCTTTCCACTTCGATCCCTTTCAGTCCGGCGGCAGCTTCCACTTCAAGTTCCACCATAACTAG
- the naa38 gene encoding N-alpha-acetyltransferase 38, NatC auxiliary subunit — protein MLTMIEENGPSTHEPSEVSSSSQARLRLDGLLNKNMRIRMTDGRTLVGLFLCTDRDCNVILGSAQEFLKSTDTFSQGEPRVLGLAMIPGHHIVSIEVEADSLEDSQGFGANH, from the exons atgcTAACGATGATTGAAGAAAATGGTCCTTCAACTCAT GAACCGTCAGAagtctcctcatcatcacaagcCAGACTGAGACTAGATGGACTCCTGAACAAGAACATGAGGATCCGCATGACTGATGGACGGACGTTAGTTGGACTTTTCCTCTGCACAGACCGAGACTGTAACGTCATCCTCGGGTCGGCTCAGGAGTTCCTCAAGTCCACCG ACACATTTTCCCAGGGGGAACCCAGAGTCCTGGGCCTGGCCATGATTCCAGGACACCACATAGTATCCATTGAAGTTGAGGCAGACAGTTTGGAAGACTCGCAAGGATTTGGAGCCAACCATTGA